The Halictus rubicundus isolate RS-2024b chromosome 3, iyHalRubi1_principal, whole genome shotgun sequence genome includes a region encoding these proteins:
- the LOC143353008 gene encoding uncharacterized protein LOC143353008 produces the protein MRLSSCREGRGRGLLWIEGAPPAAPAEGAAPPAEGEAAPAAAPADGSAPPPAEGAPAAPPAEGAPPAEGAPPAEGAPPAEGAPPAEGAAPAAAPAEGAPPAEGAAPAPAPAEGAPPAEGAPAAPPAEGDLH, from the exons ATGCGTTTGTCAAGCTGTCGGGAGGGAAGAGGCAGAGGCTTGTTGTGGATAG AGGGCGCGCCACCGGCTGCACCTGCAGAAGGCGCGGCGCCGCCAGCGGAAGGTGAAGCAGCACCTGCAGCTGCACCCGCGGATGGATCAGCGCCGCCTCCAGCGGAAGGCGCGCCAGCTGCACCTCCTGCCGAGGGTGCACCTCCCGCCGAAGGTGCACCTCCTGCTGAAGGAGCACCTCCGGCCGAAGGTGCACCGCCTGCGGAAGGAGCTGCACCCGCCGCTGCACCCGCGGAAGGTGCACCACCGGCGGAGGGCGCAGCGCCTGCACCTGCACCCGCGGAGGGTGCACCGCCTGCAGAGGGCGCGCCTGCTGCACCACCCGCAGAAGGTGATCTTCACTGA